A region of the Festucalex cinctus isolate MCC-2025b chromosome 8, RoL_Fcin_1.0, whole genome shotgun sequence genome:
TTTCGTTTAGGACCAACACAGTAcaccatatacagtacataatcTCTCTCACTAACAAACATCCTTAAACCAAAGGTCTGCTGTCATCGAACCAAGACTGACCTGACCAAATACATGAGGATTTTCGATTGTTAGCTCAGACTGTTTGCCGAGCATATCAGAGAGGGAGAAAAACACTAACACATCCCACACCGCAGAGTAATCACTCAGGATGGTCTGTTAGAGACATCTGGACTTCGCTGACACTGATCAGAAGTGGAAGAGAAATGAGCACATTCGATGCGATTATCGGTAGCATGTGTACCCCCCGCTTTCTGTTGCACCATACCGATTTGAGCTAAGGAGGCTGTTTTCATACACAGGTCAACACTCACACCCAAACAACCTTGGAACGatgacagaagaagaagaagaagtacgcCCACTCTCTCTCGGCAGCATCCTCCACACAAGCAACATTCTCGTCCTAAATTCTTAGTTCAGGCCCAATTTTGACAAAGACTATACAGCATGAGCTAATTGTCATTTGAAGCTGCACCGTTGGCTTTGTTTAATTTTACCTCGTCAGCTCCCACGTGGTGGCTTTCTCACACTCCAAcgctcactaaaaaaaaaacatcaatagtaATCATGTGGCTCAGCCTCAGTAGAAGCTATTTGTGTAGTGTCTGATGGGATATGCTATCTGCTTTGAGCTGAATGAAAACGGATATtaaggagactttttttttttttttttttttttttaatagtgcgaGAACTAGAACAAATAGTACAAACCCCCTATGGCTGTTAGAGGCCCATCCGCTCATGTAAGCAGCTCGCAGCCACAGTACAATATGTCTGACGCGTTAGTGTGAGCCTTGTGTTGTTTATCAGAAGCACTCGCACACATACAAATCTTGTGCCCTGTTATCTAACTCAAAGTCACACGGCCTAAAATGTCTACCCGATGCCCACTATTATGTAAAGCGTTAAATTgactgaattgtatttttttgaggGTCTGGTCACACGAGCAACAATGTTGTCATTCGGGTTCCTATTGAGCCGGGGCCTATTCTAGTTGACTTTGGGCGCGGGAAGTGGATTCTACCCACGGCTGGTTGCCATTAGATCAAAGAACACATCAATCTATCCAATTTCTTTACCACCTTAGGGTCAAATGTAAGCTGAAGATCAGGGAGAGCAGGGTTCACAACttctggtcctcgaggtccagagtcctctgggttttagatgtttccgcctaccaacctACCTAGCTACCTACCAGTGGGCAGAAacgtctaaaacctgcaggactccggacctcaagGACCCGAAATTAGAGAACTCTGATTTACAGTCTCCAGTGTGAGAAGAAGTGCTAACCACGAGGTGCACCATGCTGCTCCCAAGCATACCAGTTTAATACAATATTCCTGCAAGCTCTCCCCATTAATTACTGCCTTTATATCGACAAATTGGATGATGATggaagttaaaagaaaaaagcccTCTACTAAACTGAGTATtctataaaataaaactatttgtttACCAACTGGTCGACATGACCATTTAACTGAAGTAAAAATATTCTCCTAATCAATTTCTTGAGAATGTGTTTTAATGTGGATCTCATTGCAGGTTTATCCTCGAACAAGGGCTATTGTGTCATATTACACACTCACATTGGAGGCTATGGGGGTGGAGGAAGAAAGAGACTAAATTAGAACAAGATTCGGGAGGAGGGGGGTTCCCTCTCTGACAGGGAGGAACATAAATAGACGTGATATGTTACAACACTGCGTATGGAAAAGTTTGCCACATTTGCTTACCGTTGGGAAGCTTATGAGTGTTCTCTATGAGCCACGCAAACAGGCTGGCAAAGTTGCAGTTGCACACCCAGGGGTTGCCCTCCAATCTCACCACCCGCAGGGAAGGCAGCTGACTTAGGGCGCCCACCTTGAGACTCGACAGCGCGTTACGTTCCAGTTCCAATTCCCGGAGCGAGGTGAGGCCCAGGAAGGCGTCTTCGCTCACCACGCTCAGGTAGGGGTTGTTGCCCAGTCGCAGTTTGATCAAGCTCCGGGACTCCCCGAATGTACCCTTGGGGATTTCTGTCAAGTTGTTGCTGCCGAGGTCCAGGAAGACCAGCCTGGAGGAGGTGCTGAGGGTCCCCGGTTCGATGTATGACAGCGTGTTGTTCCGCAAGTCCAGGTAGACCAAGTCACTGTAGAGAACCAGGAAGTCGGAGGGGATGCGGGTTATCCAGTTATCGGCCAGCAGGAGCCGGCGGACGTCCAATGGGATCTCGTCCGGGAGGTGAGTCAGCCCGCGGCCGCTGCAGTCCACCGTGTGGGGG
Encoded here:
- the lrrc38b gene encoding leucine rich repeat containing 38b; translation: MTMLPCVCWLQPVLMVLTSVFWTRGENCPATCLCPDPHTVDCSGRGLTHLPDEIPLDVRRLLLADNWITRIPSDFLVLYSDLVYLDLRNNTLSYIEPGTLSTSSRLVFLDLGSNNLTEIPKGTFGESRSLIKLRLGNNPYLSVVSEDAFLGLTSLRELELERNALSSLKVGALSQLPSLRVVRLEGNPWVCNCNFASLFAWLIENTHKLPNGVEGMECSLPMDGRRVSLTQLSKDSFRECQASLTLTDLLIIIFSGISVSVVAIMTSFFLASTVHCFQRWSKGSKGDEEESEE